GTTCATAAGCTTCTCTGTACCGCCGGGCTAACGTATATATCATACCTACACTTGTGATATGAAGCACCGATAGAGGGTCCAGTTGTCGAGCCCGTTGAACCTCTGCAATCGCTTCATCGAATTTTCCCATACACATAAAAAACATAGAATACTGTTGGTGAGCTGCTGCATAATTTGGATTCAATTCAAGAGCGCGCTTGTGTTCTTTTCCCGACCCAGAGAAATCCCACGCATAATGTATTTTATACATGGCGGATGAATAATGAGCTTCAGCAATCAAATCGTCAAGTTCTAGAGCTATTTCAAAGTTTGTTTTTGCTTGAGAGTAAGCTTCTCTGGGGTGCATATAACCATACCACCCTATATGATTATAACAGTCTGCTATTCCCGCATATGCAAGCGCATAATGGGGGTCTTTTTCTATCGCCTGCCGAAAGCACTCAATCCCTTTTTTCAGCCCCGCCTCATGCCGTTTATTATAAAAATATCGCCCTTTTAAATACAATTCGTATGCTTCGGGATCAACCGTATGTCGCTTCACCACGTTCGTTTCTTCCGCCTTTAAAAGCCTGACTTTCAATTCCCTTACAATCGCCAGCGATATTTCATCCTGAATGGCGAACACATCCTCCAATGTCCGGTCGAACCGCTCAGACCACAGGTGATACCCGTCTGCGACGGTGATAAGCTGGGCAGTAATGCGGAGCCGGTTCCCGGCTTTGCGGACACTTCCTTCCAGTACATGCGCGACATCTAGCTTGCGGCCGATCTCCCGCACATCAATGTCCTTGCCCTTAAATGAAAACGCTGAGGTGCGGGCAACCACATGAAGACTCTCTACATGGGTCAAGGCGTTGATGATCTCTTCGGCCATGCCTTCACAAAAATATTCCTGTTCGGGATCGGCGCTCATGTTCACAAAAGGGAGAACTGCGATAGACTGCTTTTGCATAGACTTCTTCTCATGCTCTCTGGATACTTCAGGAATTGACACATAGTCCGTAGTCCGAACGAACAGCTCTTTTTCCTCCTCCGCAAGCCGCGTTTCTTTTCGAGCCGGGACATTCAGCCCCTTCTTCAGGGCGCTGTCCACCTGCTGCTGCATCCGATCTTTCGGCGGGAACTCGAACGAATCGAGGGAGAACTGCGCCTCGGCGTCCACGCTCGTGTAAACCGGGGAGCCTTTCGTGACTCCGTTCAGCACCATGAGGCCCTGTATGTGGGCGACGCCTTTCACCTTTTCCTTCTGTTCGGCGTCGGTTGTGGCGCGGCCGTAGATGAGGAACGGCGAGAGGGTGAGAATCCCGGTATACTCCGGGTTCCAGATGAATGGGATACCGGGGGGAAGTGGAGTTGACGGCGCGACTGTGTACCGTGCGAAGTTGTGCGATGAACCACGGCAGATATTGACCGCCTGCTTCGTTCCCGGAGATGGCGGTTCGTAGTCGTCCTCCACCTCCGCGAAAGCGAGAGGATAGCGGGAAAGGAAGGAGAACTGCTCCATGACCGCGAACAGGTTCTCTTCCTGCA
This genomic interval from Candidatus Latescibacter sp. contains the following:
- a CDS encoding tetratricopeptide repeat protein, translating into MNENEAQRFLNEQRYQAELPFPVSAVFTHYARSSSKNYALRSLQLVATAQSTIRYTAIAAACDYATAPDADETVLNWLRQEWLGGKKPSFGTWYGALMRLLAESGKSWRNPFVPEFAEIDRELLEKKIQPLIHSRNVEIGHAEYYEALALKHFVELQEENLFAVMEQFSFLSRYPLAFAEVEDDYEPPSPGTKQAVNICRGSSHNFARYTVAPSTPLPPGIPFIWNPEYTGILTLSPFLIYGRATTDAEQKEKVKGVAHIQGLMVLNGVTKGSPVYTSVDAEAQFSLDSFEFPPKDRMQQQVDSALKKGLNVPARKETRLAEEEKELFVRTTDYVSIPEVSREHEKKSMQKQSIAVLPFVNMSADPEQEYFCEGMAEEIINALTHVESLHVVARTSAFSFKGKDIDVREIGRKLDVAHVLEGSVRKAGNRLRITAQLITVADGYHLWSERFDRTLEDVFAIQDEISLAIVRELKVRLLKAEETNVVKRHTVDPEAYELYLKGRYFYNKRHEAGLKKGIECFRQAIEKDPHYALAYAGIADCYNHIGWYGYMHPREAYSQAKTNFEIALELDDLIAEAHYSSAMYKIHYAWDFSGSGKEHKRALELNPNYAAAHQQYSMFFMCMGKFDEAIAEVQRARQLDPLSVLHITSVGMIYTLARRYREAYEHYQRSLEMDPQFLLAHVMLGLNFSGEKKWDKAIASFDTAKTVSASSPFLVGILGYACAMARQKDKAFELLKQLEKLSEERYVSPYYKAFVFAGLDDKDQAFTHLEKAFLEREPQLVLLKLYQVFDSLHDDPRFHALVKKVGLPE